The Deltaproteobacteria bacterium DNA segment ATACCCGGAGGGTATCATGCGGGCGGTGAGTGGGCAACCGTTTCGCGCCGTATGGGCGAAACCTGCCGAGTGTGCCCAAAATACCCGAAGGCAGCCCAACGCCATGGATCAACTGGGCCCCACTGTTCCGGGCTTTGGAAATGCTGTGGATTCCGCCGTTTTTACGCGGACGTGAGCTTGCCCTTCTCCGCTGGGGCCTCATTCCTTCCTGGTCGAAAGACCCTACGATCGGCAACCAGCTCATCAACGCCCGTGCGGAAACAGCCGTACTTCGTCCGGACGGCGGAACCCGTCCTTCTACTGCAACGGAGGGAAGAGGGCTGGGTGTGGGAGTTGCGCCGCGAGGAGGAATCGTGGAAAGCCTTCCGACGGGCCCTCCGGAAGGAAGACCGGGAACTCTTCGACGTACCACTTGGCAGCCACCGTCTCCGCAGAAGAGTCGTCAATCCTTCCCATGGTGCGCCCAAAGTGTTACACTTTGATGCAGGGAGGAAGATGACGATGCCGGCAAGAAATCCAAGAGTGAACGTGGTGCTGGAGAAACCGCTCTACGAAGCGGTGGATCACCTGGCGAAGGAAGAAGGCGTGTCCCTTTCGACGGCGGTGCGAGACCTCGTCAGGGAAGCGATCGAGATCCGGGAGGATATCGATCTTGGCCGCCTTGCCGAGGCCCGGGAGAAGACTCTGAGACGTTCCCGGTCCCTCACCCATAAGGCCATCTGGGGATAGCATGCCGTATGCGGTCAAGTACCACCCCGACGTCAAGAACGTCGATCTCCCCCCGATCAACCTGAAAATGCGGGAACGCATCCGGAGGGCGATCGAGTCCCGATTGATGATCGCACCCCAGGAGTACGGGCTTCCCCTGAGGAAGAATCTGCGAGGGT contains these protein-coding regions:
- a CDS encoding ribbon-helix-helix domain-containing protein, whose translation is MPARNPRVNVVLEKPLYEAVDHLAKEEGVSLSTAVRDLVREAIEIREDIDLGRLAEAREKTLRRSRSLTHKAIWG
- a CDS encoding type II toxin-antitoxin system RelE/ParE family toxin, which translates into the protein MPYAVKYHPDVKNVDLPPINLKMRERIRRAIESRLMIAPQEYGLPLRKNLRGYWKLRVGDYRVVFKVEGEVVYVLGIRHRKNIYEDVPGRIR